From Lolium perenne isolate Kyuss_39 chromosome 5, Kyuss_2.0, whole genome shotgun sequence, a single genomic window includes:
- the LOC127299803 gene encoding ACT domain-containing protein ACR12 produces the protein MALATSHHRLVVAAAAAAAGAAAAAPRGSLRFGAPRTPPRRICCLSVNSANVLGASSATADDPVPQPVVLIDQDSDRDATIVQLSFGDRLGALLDTMKALKDLGLDVTKGSVSTDSSVTQTKFHIMRLGRKVEDPDMLETIRLTIINNLLQYHPESSEKLAMGEFFGIKAPENKIDVEVATHVIVEDDGPKRSMLYIETADRPGLLLEVIKIITDVNCDVESAEIDTEGLVAKDKFHVSYRGAKLNSSLSQVLVNCLRYYLRRPETDEDSY, from the exons ATGGCGCTCGCCACCTCCCACCACcgcctcgtcgtcgccgccgccgccgccgccgccggcgcggcTGCCGCTGCCCCGCGGGGGTCCCTCCGCTTCGGCGCCCCCAGGACTCCTCCCCGGAG GATTTGTTGCTTATCTGTCAACTCAGCTAATGTGTTGGGAGCTTCTTCAGCG ACAGCTGATGATCCAGTTCCACAGCCAGTTGTACTGATAGACCAAGACTCAGACCGTGATGCAACCATTGTGCAGCTAAGTTTTGGAGATCGTTTGGGGGCACTACTTGATACG ATGAAGGCACTCAAGGACCTGGGCCTTGATGTGACGAAAGGAAGTGTGTCGACTGATTCATCTGTCACACAAACAAAGTTCCACATCATGCGATT GGGGCGTAAGGTTGAGGATCCAGACATGTTAGAAACAATACGGCTGACCATCATTAAcaaccttctgcagtatcatcct GAATCAAGTGAGAAGCTAGCTATGGGTGAATTTTTTGGAATAAAAGCCCCTGAGAATAAG ATTGATGTTGAGGTTGCAACACATGTCATTGTTGAAGATGATGGACCGAAAAGAAG CATGCTTTACATAGAGACAGCTGATCGCCCAGGCTTACTCTTGGAAGTAATCAAGATCATCACGGACGTAAACTGTGATGTGGAATCAGCTGAGATTGACACTGAG GGCTTGGTTGCCAAGGACAAGTTTCATGTGAGTTACAGAGGCGCAAAACTAAACAGCTCGTTATCTCAG GTGCTGGTTAATTGCTTACGTTATTACCTCCGGAGGCCTGAGACAGATGAAGACAGCTATTGA